A window of Procambarus clarkii isolate CNS0578487 chromosome 9, FALCON_Pclarkii_2.0, whole genome shotgun sequence contains these coding sequences:
- the LOC138349455 gene encoding uncharacterized protein, whose product MAMFTAILGALFLFVVNVSAQYRPVQIPYLSVPERSTLGNNIPDARFPNPLVGPHNLPTNGLGSSGRTGHLGQDVAISQSPPIILTGPSGPVFPQDISNGHVFGPVFGQGVGSSQASRAVFGQGVGSGQASGVVFGQGVGSGQTSGAVFGQGVGSGQASGVVFGQGVGSGQASGAVFGQGVGSGQFREVTVPRVTSGSGVNIIRTIGTPQVRRVDALLTPTVTQVITIDRCVTVTDQAFNSVAVTLTSFNVQTVTVGTRLVLQTPVDDRVALQTSVFVRPGTVTLTEVKSDFRIVTETSLTHVTLAHTSYVISQYTFTTTATQVISYTATLVRTNISTQRTTITNYQTVTDTVFVNSAYGYRAR is encoded by the exons ATCCCTTATCTCTCCGTACCTGAGAGATCTACTCTCGGCAACAACATACCTGATGCACGGTTTCCTAACCCACTCGTTGGTCCACACAATTTACCTACAAATGGTCTCGGGTCCTCGGGCAGGACGGGTCACCTTGGCCAGGATGTTGCCATAAGTCAGTCGCCTCCCATTATTCTAACTGGCCCATCCGGCCCCGTCTTTCCTCAAGACATTAGTAACGGGCATGTATTTGGACCGGTCTTTGGCCAGGGCGTAGGCAGCAGTCAGGCGTCTAGGGCGGTCTTTGGCCAGGGCGTAGGCAGCGGTCAGGCGTCTGGGGTGGTATTCGGTCAGGGCGTAGGCAGCGGTCAGACGTCTGGGGCGGTCTTTGGCCAGGGCGTAGGCAGCGGTCAGGCGTCTGGGGTGGTATTCGGTCAGGGCGTAGGCAGCGGTCAGGCGTCTGGGGCGGTCTTCGGTCAGGGCGTGGGTAGCGGTCAGTTTAGAGAAGTAACTGTTCCTCGTGTGACCAGTGGATCAGGTGTTAACATTATAAGGACTATTGGTACTCCTCAAGTTAGAAGAGTGGACGCACTCTTGACCCCAACTGTCACCCAAGTTATCACCATCGACCGCTGTGTCACTGTCACCGACCAGGCCTTCAACAGCGTGGCCGTGACCCTGACTTCCTTTAACGTGCAGACTGTTACCGTGGGAACACGCCTG GTGCTGCAGACGCCCGTCGATGATCGCGTCGCTCTCCAGACATCGGTGTTTGTCCGGCCCGGGACCGTAACATTAACGGAGGTGAAGTCCGACTTCAGGATCGTGACTGAAACTTCTCTAACCCACGTGACCCTCGCCCACACGTCCTACGTCATCAGCCagtacaccttcaccaccacggCCACCCAAGT GATATCCTATACGGCGACTTTGGTGCGTACAAACATCAGCACCCAGAGGACTACCATCACAAACTACCAGACTGTCACCGACACTGTCTTCGTTAACAGCGCCTACGGCTACCGGGCACGATAG